The following proteins are co-located in the Clostridiales bacterium genome:
- a CDS encoding ABC transporter ATP-binding protein, producing the protein MMSFVEFKNVRKVYQSGEVKVEAVKGVDFTINKGELAIIVGPSGAGKTTVLNMLGGMDTCTSGDICLDGSEISKYNRNQLIQYRREDIGFVFQFYNLVQNLTALENVELASQICKDPLDAKNCLIDVGLKERMHNFPSQLSGGEQQRVAIARALAKNPKLLLCDEPTGALDYNTGKNILKLLQDTCRNNGKTVVIITHNSAFEAIGNRVIRISNGTVTEIRENPDPMPAERVEW; encoded by the coding sequence ATTATGTCATTTGTAGAGTTCAAAAATGTCCGCAAGGTATACCAAAGCGGTGAAGTAAAGGTTGAAGCGGTGAAAGGCGTTGATTTTACGATAAACAAAGGAGAACTTGCTATCATCGTCGGTCCTTCCGGCGCAGGCAAAACAACGGTTCTGAATATGCTCGGAGGCATGGATACCTGTACATCGGGCGATATATGCCTGGATGGTTCAGAGATCAGTAAATATAACCGTAATCAACTGATACAGTACCGCCGTGAAGATATAGGATTTGTATTTCAGTTTTATAATTTGGTACAGAATTTGACGGCTTTGGAGAATGTCGAGCTTGCTTCACAAATATGCAAAGATCCTCTTGATGCAAAAAACTGCCTTATCGATGTCGGACTTAAAGAGAGAATGCATAATTTCCCATCCCAGCTTTCAGGCGGCGAACAGCAGCGAGTTGCCATTGCACGTGCACTTGCTAAAAATCCGAAGTTGCTTCTTTGCGATGAGCCGACGGGAGCACTCGATTATAATACAGGTAAAAATATTTTAAAATTATTGCAGGACACCTGCCGCAACAATGGGAAAACCGTTGTCATCATCACGCATAATTCGGCTTTTGAAGCGATTGGCAACCGGGTAATCCGCATCAGCAACGGCACGGTCACGGAAATACGGGAAAATCCAGACCCAATGCCTGCGGAAAGGGTTGAGTGGTAA